The Malaclemys terrapin pileata isolate rMalTer1 chromosome 24, rMalTer1.hap1, whole genome shotgun sequence genome contains a region encoding:
- the FEM1A gene encoding protein fem-1 homolog A translates to MDLRTAVYNAARDGKLKLLQKLLGSRSREELEALTAGPGGGGTPLLIAARHGHREVVEYLLDHCGARVEEGGSVSFDGETIEGAPPLWAASAAGHLEVVRCLLERGASVNQTTLTNSTPLRAACFDGHLEIVRYLVGERGADLEVANRHGHTCLMISCYKGHREIACYLLEKGADVNRRSVKGNTALHDCAESGSLEILQLLLRSKARMERDGYGMTPLLAASVTGHTNIVEYLIQGGLQNEEGDEMLGNEAGDCTARGQQQRGCNTGQETHQCCPEEVQHEGQTGCSAASQDEQQGPYRCCSQGAAVEALELLGATFVDKKRDLLGALKYWRRAMELRHQGGQYLTKPEPRQLVLAYDYSREVSTLEELEALITDPDEMRMQALLIRERILGPSHPDTSYYIRYRGAVYADSGNFERCINLWKYALDMQQGNLEPLSPMTASSFLSFAELFSYVLQDRSKGTLATQLGFSDLMGVLSKGVREVERALLLHKDPVADSAQFTKALAIILHLVFLLEKVECTPEQEHQKRQTIYCLLKCSPRAKNGFTPLHMAVDKDTTTVGRYPVGKFPSLHVVNLLLECGADPDSRDYDNNTPLHIAAQNNCPLIMSALMEAGAHMDATNAFKQTAYELLDEKLLTKSMMQPFNYITLQCLAARALDKHKIPYKGFIPEELEAFIELH, encoded by the coding sequence ATGGACCTGCGCACGGCCGTCTACAACGCGGCCCGCGACGGGAAGctgaagctgctgcagaagttGCTGGGCAGCCGGAGCCGGGAGGAGCTGGAGGCCCTGAcggccgggccgggcggcgggGGGACCCCGCTGCTGATCGCCGCCCGCCACGGGCACCGGGAGGTGGTGGAGTACCTGCTGGACCACTGCGGCGcccgggtggaggaggggggctcGGTCAGCTTCGACGGCGAGACCATCGAGGGGGCCCCGCCGCTGTGGGCCGCCTCGGCCGCCGGGCACCTGGAGGTGGTGCGCTGCCTGCTGGAGCGGGGGGCCTCGGTGAACCAGACCACGCTGACCAACTCCACCCCGCTGCGGGCCGCCTGCTTCGACGGGCACCTGGAGATCGTGCGCTACCTGGTGGGCGAGCGGGGGGCCGACCTGGAGGTGGCCAACCGGCACGGGCACACCTGCCTGATGATCTCCTGCTACAAGGGGCACCGAGAGATCGCCTGCTACCTGCTGGAGAAGGGGGCCGACGTCAACCGCCGCAGCGTGAAAGGCAACACCGCCCTGCACGACTGCGCCGAGTCCGGGAGCCTGGAgatcctgcagctgctgctccgcTCCAAGGCCCGCATGGAGAGGGATGGTTACGGCATGACCCCGCTGCTGGCCGCCAGCGTCACCGGGCACACCAACATTGTGGAGTACCTCATCCAAGGAGGGCTGCAAAACGAGGAGGGGGATGAGATGTTGGGGAACGAGGCCGGGGACTGCACTGCAAGGGGGCAGCAACAGAGGGGTTGCAATACTGGCCAGGAAACACATCAGTGCTGCCCCGAGGAAGTGCAGCATGAGGGCCAGACGGGATGCAGTGCCGCTAGCCAGGATGAGCAGCAGGGCCCTTACAGGTGCTGCAGTCAAGGGGCTGCTGTAGaagccctggagctgctgggagccACCTTCGTGGATAAGAAGCGTGACCTGCTGGGGGCTCTCAAGTACTGGCGAAGGGCCATGGAACTTCGGCACCAGGGCGGGCAGTATCTGACCAAGCCTGAGCCCCGGCAGCTGGTGCTGGCTTATGACTACTCCCGGGAGGTGAGCACCCTGGAGGAACTAGAAGCCCTGATCACTGACCCGGATGAGATGCGCATGCAGGCACTTCTGATCCGAGAGCGGATCCTGGGCCCCTCTCATCCGGACACTTCCTATTACATCCGTTACCGGGGGGCGGTCTATGCTGACTCGGGCAACTTTGAACGCTGTATTAACCTGTGGAAGTATGCCCTGGACATGCAGCAAGGCAACCTGGAGCCCCTCAGCCCCATGACTGCCAGCAGCTTCCTTTCTTTTGCTGAGCTCTTCTCCTATGTGCTTCAGGACCGCTCCAAGGGCACCTTAGCTACCCAGCTGGGCTTCTCCGACCTCATGGGTGTGCTGAGCAAAGGGGTCCGGGAGGTAGAGCGGGCACTTCTGCTTCACAAGGACCCGGTGGCTGACTCTGCACAGTTCACCAAGGCGCTAGCCATCATCCTCCATCTGGTCTTCCTGCTGGAGAAGGTGGAATGCACCCCTGAGCAGGAGCACCAGAAGCGCCAGACCATCTACTGCTTGCTCAAGTGCAGTCCCAGGGCCAAGAACGGGTTCACACCCTTGCACATGGCTGTGGACAAGGACACCACCACAGTGGGGCGCTACCCAGTGGGCAAGTTCCCATCGCTCCATGTTGTGAACCTGCTGCTGGAGTGTGGGGCTGACCCAGACAGCCGTGACTATGACAACAACACCCCGCTGCACATTGCTGCCCAGAACAACTGCCCGCTGATCATGAGTGCCCTGATGGAGGCTGGGGCCCACATGGACGCCACCAACGCCTTCAAGCAGACAGCTTACGAGCTGCTGGATGAGAAGCTGCTTACCAAGAGCATGATGCAGCCCTTCAACTACATCACCCTCCAGTGCCTTGCTGCCCGTGCCCTGGACAAGCACAAGATCCCTTACAAGGGCTTCATCCCCGAGGAGCTGGAGGCCTTCATTGAACTTCATTAG